A genomic window from Clostridium aceticum includes:
- a CDS encoding restriction endonuclease: MPDTMTPTYSGWQAPPRGIPLGSSSQFEGVGNGRDVIRNIIKGENMIYSYLDYLKDRYEYSKKGDVKDIKLEKHKLPQEIKNFYSRRGECPLCKIHAKLVFDKSDSMTMSKDYFTLKRIWECPKCGWWESFEDSIEEYDYITKVDSYHIEELNYAILKKFDEKDKDLPLDVLLEELKKNQDILYDIHFYKMEKLVQHVFTQYFNCEVKHVGKTADGGKDLIIVQKDEPILVQVKRRTKKDGTESVSTVRDLLGTMFIENKRKGIIVSTADHFTKPSIKVRDDLINEKRLDMFELYDIERFCSMLDLYNKTDEKTWHKIASKW, encoded by the coding sequence GTGCCTGACACCATGACACCAACTTATTCTGGGTGGCAAGCACCGCCAAGGGGTATTCCTTTGGGGTCCAGTTCGCAGTTCGAAGGCGTCGGGAATGGCAGAGACGTTATCCGCAATATTATTAAAGGAGAAAATATGATATATAGTTATTTAGATTATCTAAAAGATAGATACGAATATAGCAAAAAAGGAGATGTTAAAGATATAAAGTTGGAAAAACATAAATTGCCACAAGAAATAAAGAATTTTTATTCTAGACGTGGAGAATGTCCATTATGCAAAATACATGCAAAACTTGTATTTGATAAAAGTGATTCGATGACCATGAGTAAAGACTATTTTACTTTAAAAAGAATCTGGGAGTGCCCAAAATGTGGATGGTGGGAGTCTTTCGAAGATTCAATTGAGGAATATGATTACATCACTAAGGTTGATTCATACCATATTGAAGAGTTAAATTATGCAATTCTGAAAAAATTTGATGAAAAAGATAAAGACCTACCTCTTGATGTACTTCTTGAAGAACTTAAGAAAAATCAAGATATACTATATGACATACATTTTTACAAGATGGAAAAATTAGTTCAACACGTGTTTACTCAATATTTTAACTGCGAAGTAAAACACGTAGGAAAAACTGCTGACGGTGGTAAAGACTTAATTATTGTTCAAAAAGATGAGCCTATTCTAGTGCAGGTAAAAAGAAGAACAAAAAAAGATGGAACTGAGTCAGTGTCAACTGTTAGAGATTTATTAGGAACTATGTTTATTGAAAATAAAAGAAAGGGAATTATTGTTTCAACAGCAGATCATTTCACAAAGCCAAGCATAAAAGTAAGAGATGACTTAATTAATGAAAAACGGCTTGATATGTTTGAACTATATGATATAGAAAGATTTTGC